A genomic region of Arachis stenosperma cultivar V10309 chromosome 9, arast.V10309.gnm1.PFL2, whole genome shotgun sequence contains the following coding sequences:
- the LOC130948463 gene encoding telomere repeat-binding factor 4-like → MGNQKQKWTQDEEDALIAGVEKHGPGKWKNILKDPQFAPFLTSRSNIDLKDKWRNLSVSNGTQGSKEKSRVPRIKAGAPIAASPVAAAAASNAIVVAGEDATIVTTMIHQPDPSVAVGDSSQNDEDAKNRPRYNAMVLEALSALKDANGSDLNAIVNFIEQKHKVPQNFRRALSTRLRRLVSQGKLEKVQNCYKIKKDYSPVPKSPVAVKKNVWLQRQQPPPPPEFVASNETIKEAAETAAYRIAEAESKSYLAAEAVKEAERIARLAEDADAMLQLVQQIYDACSRGEAVILAS, encoded by the exons ATGGGTAATCAGAAGCAAAAGTGGACGCAAGACGAAGAAGACGCGCTCATAGCCGGCGTGGAAAAACACGGTCCAGGGAAGTGGAAGAACATTCTCAAAGACCCCCAGTTTGCACCATTTCTCACTTCACGTTCCAATATCGACCTCAAG GATAAATGGCGAAATTTGAGTGTTAGCAATGGCACTCAAGGATCTAAGGAAAAATCTAGGGTTCCTAGAATCAAGGCTGGGGCCCCTATTGCTGCTTCCCCagttgctgctgctgctgctagTAATGCCATTGTTGTTGCCGGGGAAGATGCTACTATTGTCACCACTATGATTCATCAACCTGATCCTTCTGTTGCTGTGGGTGATTCCTCTCAAAATGACGAAGATGCCAAGAATCGTCCGAG GTACAATGCAATGGTTTTAGAAGCTTTGTCAGCTTTGAAAGATGCTAATGGATCTGACCTGAATGCCATTGTTAACTTCATTGAG CAAAAACACAAGGTTCCTCAGAATTTCAGAAGGGCATTGAGTACCAGGTTGAGGAGGCTTGTTAGTCAAGGGAAACTTGAAAAG GTACAAAACTGTTACAAGATTAAAAAGGACTATTCACCTGTGCCAAAATCACCAGTTGCTGTGAAAAAGAATGTGTGGCTACAACggcaacaaccaccaccaccccCCGAGTTTGTGGCATCTAATGAGACAATAAAGGAAGCTGCTGAAACTGCAGCCTACAGAATTGCCGAGGCCGAAAGCAAGTCATATTTAGCCGCTGAAGCAGTCAAGGAGGCAGAACGAATTGCACGCTTAGCTGAAGATGCTGACGCGATGTTACAGCTAGTACAACAGATTTATGATGCTT GTTCGCGCGGTGAAGCTGTCATCTTGGCATCTTAA